In Solanum lycopersicum chromosome 5, SLM_r2.1, the following are encoded in one genomic region:
- the LOC138348795 gene encoding vegetative cell wall protein gp1-like translates to MTKARLIVRFLRGEENPVVDVVPNLEEESQLPPTPTSLSKSDLPQSPPPKTPSPPPITPSQPPKAPSPPPKTPSPPPKDTSPPPKATITSSPVVAESPSPPIIESPPSPVQETPLSPVQETPLSPNPESPITTVPNNPPPFPSHHTIPQHPPPSTY, encoded by the coding sequence ATGACGAAAGCTCGTCTGATAGTGCGTTTTCTCAGGGGGGAAGAGAACCCAGTTGTTGATGTTGTACCAAATCTTGAGGAAGAAAGCCAACTTCCACCCACACCTACATCCTTATCCAAATCAGATCTGCCTCAATCTCCACCACCAAAAACTCCATCTCCACCACCAATAACTCCTTCTCAACCACCAAAAGCTCCATCTCCACCACCAAAAACTCCATCTCCACCACCAAAAGATACATCTCCGCCACCAAAAGCTACAATAACATCTTCACCTGTTGTTGCAGAATCTCCATCACCACCCATCATTGAATCTCCACCATCACCAGTCCAAGAAACCCCATTATCACCGGTCCAAGAAACCCCACTATCACCAAACCCAGAATCTCCCATAACCACTGTCCCAAATAATCCCCCTCCTTTCCCATCTCACCATACCATTCCTCAACATCCACCACCATCAACATATTAG